The following are from one region of the Plodia interpunctella isolate USDA-ARS_2022_Savannah chromosome 23, ilPloInte3.2, whole genome shotgun sequence genome:
- the LOC128680227 gene encoding potassium channel subfamily K member 9-like isoform X2, whose translation MKKQNVRTLSLIVCTFTYLLVGAAVFDALESTTERRRFEVLQAIEGIIIRKYNITEEDFRVMETVVLKSEPHKAGQQWKFTGAFYYATTVLTTIGYGHSTPATIGGKLFTMFYAIVGIPLGLIMFQSIGERVNRLSSVIIKSIKRAMNCKQINATEVDLICVVTTLSSLTIAGGAAAFSTCEGWSYFDSVYYCFITLTTIGFGDMVALQRDNALNRKPSYVMFALIFILFGLAIVAACLNLLVLRFVTMNTEDEKRDQQQAEQAQQVAVRLEGDVITADGAVLRGVSRGTRLPAHPAHLTGDTSLVPLYVDEEYAPSVCSCACNCFGPANKSAPYRDPLSPVPPTNIKQIRSKNYRELGSIPRFIEKSSSKNRSQSLRLNSASGYLYMNARNDFQLDPEDFREMVSKRREQLRRGMMMYEMRCNNNEQYLRYRHSLSTKIELSPHSSSLYSMNLRSENRSNDPLVDDYDSEKSSYAKKKLMKNIARNTSIKRKENYFYDDAVLHFDDEYAFDGSILFAKRRKSIDRNWDDYACEMPRNSNYGADQVSNDGSYGYYLPDDEEQEQYFVNDTLTFNLPPHRASI comes from the exons ATGAAGAAGCAAAATGTTCGCACTCTATCTCTGATTGTGTgcacatttacatatttactagTCGGAGCTGCTGTGTTCGATGCTTTGGAGTCCACAACAGAAAGACGCAGATTTGAAGTATTACAAG CAATTGAAGGCATAATAATTAGAAAGTACAATATAACTGAAGAGGACTTCCGTGTGATGGAGACAGTGGTGCTCAAGTCTGAGCCGCACAAAGCCGGCCAACAGTGGAAGTTTACTGGAGCCTTTTACTATGCCACTACTGTACTTACTACTATTG GTTACGGACACTCCACCCCGGCCACGATCGGAGGCAAGCTGTTCACAATGTTCTATGCTATCGTGGGGATACCGCTCGGTCTCATCATGTTTCAGAGTATCGGCGAAAGGGTCAACAGACTTAGCAG cgtgataataaaatcaataaagcGAGCCATGAACTGCAAACAGATCAACGCGACCGAAGTGGACCTTATTTGTGTTGTCACCACACTGTCTTCACTAACCATCGCCGGGG GCGCGGCAGCATTCTCTACCTGTGAAGGATGGAGTTACTTCGACAGCGTCTATTATTGCTTCATCACACTCACAACTATAG GTTTTGGCGACATGGTGGCTCTCCAACGCGACAACGCGCTAAATCGCAAGCCCTCGTACGTGATGTTCGCGCTAATATTCATCCTTTTCGGTCTAGCGATTGTGGCCGCTTGCCTCAATCTGCTAGTGCTGAGGTTCGTCACTATGAACACTGAGGATGAGAAAAGGGATCAACAGCAGGCTGAACAG GCGCAGCAGGTGGCGGTGCGGCTGGAGGGCGACGTGATCACAGCGGACGGCGCGGTGCTGCGCGGCGTGTCGCGCGGCACGCGGCTGCCTGCGCATCCCGCGCATCTCACTG GAGACACTTCGCTGGTGCCTTTGTACGTGGATGAAGAATACGCCCCGAGTGTATGCAGTTGTGCGTGCAATTGCTTCGGACCTGCTAACAA GTCAGCTCCATACAGGGACCCGCTGTCTCCAGTCCCTCCCACCAACATCAAACAAATCAGATCCAAGAACTACCGGGAGCTGGGCTCCATACCACGCTTCATCGAGAAGTCTTCCTCCAAGAACCGCTCACAGTCTCTCCGACTAAACTCTGCTTCTGGATATCTATACATGAATGCTCGGAACGACTTCCAACTAGATCCAGAAGACTTCAGAGAAATGGTCTCCAAACGAAGGGAGCAGCTGCGGAGAGGCATGATGATGTACGAAATGAGATGCAACAACAACGAACAGTACCTAAGATACAGACACAGCCTCAGCACCAAAATAGAACTCAGTCCGCATAGCTCCTCGCTGTATTCCATGAACTTGAGGTCTGAAAACCGAAGCAACGATCCTCTAGTTGATGACTATGACTCTGAGAAATCTAGTTACGCTAAgaagaaattaatgaaaaacataGCTAGGAATACCAGTATCAAGCGCAAAGAGAATTACTTCTACGATGATGCTGTGTTGCACTTCGATGATGAGTATGCTTTCGATGGCTCGATATTGTTTGCGAAGCGGAGAAAATCAATAGACAGGAATTGGGACGATTATGCCTGTGAGATGCCAAGGAATTCCAACTACGGAGCAGATCAGGTGTCAAACGATGGTAGCTATGGTTACTACTTGCCAGACGATGAAGAACAAGAACAGTATTTCGTTAACGATACTCTAACTTTCAATTTGCCTCCGCACCGCGCCAGTATATAG
- the LOC128680227 gene encoding potassium channel subfamily K member 9-like isoform X1, protein MKKQNVRTLSLIVCTFTYLLVGAAVFDALESTTERRRFEVLQAIEGIIIRKYNITEEDFRVMETVVLKSEPHKAGQQWKFTGAFYYATTVLTTIGYGHSTPATIGGKLFTMFYAIVGIPLGLIMFQSIGERVNRLSSVIIKSIKRAMNCKQINATEVDLICVVTTLSSLTIAGGAAAFSTCEGWSYFDSVYYCFITLTTIGFGDMVALQRDNALNRKPSYVMFALIFILFGLAIVAACLNLLVLRFVTMNTEDEKRDQQQAEQAQQVAVRLEGDVITADGAVLRGVSRGTRLPAHPAHLTGDTSLVPLYVDEEYAPSVCSCACNCFGPANNLTHSRSAPYRDPLSPVPPTNIKQIRSKNYRELGSIPRFIEKSSSKNRSQSLRLNSASGYLYMNARNDFQLDPEDFREMVSKRREQLRRGMMMYEMRCNNNEQYLRYRHSLSTKIELSPHSSSLYSMNLRSENRSNDPLVDDYDSEKSSYAKKKLMKNIARNTSIKRKENYFYDDAVLHFDDEYAFDGSILFAKRRKSIDRNWDDYACEMPRNSNYGADQVSNDGSYGYYLPDDEEQEQYFVNDTLTFNLPPHRASI, encoded by the exons ATGAAGAAGCAAAATGTTCGCACTCTATCTCTGATTGTGTgcacatttacatatttactagTCGGAGCTGCTGTGTTCGATGCTTTGGAGTCCACAACAGAAAGACGCAGATTTGAAGTATTACAAG CAATTGAAGGCATAATAATTAGAAAGTACAATATAACTGAAGAGGACTTCCGTGTGATGGAGACAGTGGTGCTCAAGTCTGAGCCGCACAAAGCCGGCCAACAGTGGAAGTTTACTGGAGCCTTTTACTATGCCACTACTGTACTTACTACTATTG GTTACGGACACTCCACCCCGGCCACGATCGGAGGCAAGCTGTTCACAATGTTCTATGCTATCGTGGGGATACCGCTCGGTCTCATCATGTTTCAGAGTATCGGCGAAAGGGTCAACAGACTTAGCAG cgtgataataaaatcaataaagcGAGCCATGAACTGCAAACAGATCAACGCGACCGAAGTGGACCTTATTTGTGTTGTCACCACACTGTCTTCACTAACCATCGCCGGGG GCGCGGCAGCATTCTCTACCTGTGAAGGATGGAGTTACTTCGACAGCGTCTATTATTGCTTCATCACACTCACAACTATAG GTTTTGGCGACATGGTGGCTCTCCAACGCGACAACGCGCTAAATCGCAAGCCCTCGTACGTGATGTTCGCGCTAATATTCATCCTTTTCGGTCTAGCGATTGTGGCCGCTTGCCTCAATCTGCTAGTGCTGAGGTTCGTCACTATGAACACTGAGGATGAGAAAAGGGATCAACAGCAGGCTGAACAG GCGCAGCAGGTGGCGGTGCGGCTGGAGGGCGACGTGATCACAGCGGACGGCGCGGTGCTGCGCGGCGTGTCGCGCGGCACGCGGCTGCCTGCGCATCCCGCGCATCTCACTG GAGACACTTCGCTGGTGCCTTTGTACGTGGATGAAGAATACGCCCCGAGTGTATGCAGTTGTGCGTGCAATTGCTTCGGACCTGCTAACAA CTTAACCCATTCCAGGTCAGCTCCATACAGGGACCCGCTGTCTCCAGTCCCTCCCACCAACATCAAACAAATCAGATCCAAGAACTACCGGGAGCTGGGCTCCATACCACGCTTCATCGAGAAGTCTTCCTCCAAGAACCGCTCACAGTCTCTCCGACTAAACTCTGCTTCTGGATATCTATACATGAATGCTCGGAACGACTTCCAACTAGATCCAGAAGACTTCAGAGAAATGGTCTCCAAACGAAGGGAGCAGCTGCGGAGAGGCATGATGATGTACGAAATGAGATGCAACAACAACGAACAGTACCTAAGATACAGACACAGCCTCAGCACCAAAATAGAACTCAGTCCGCATAGCTCCTCGCTGTATTCCATGAACTTGAGGTCTGAAAACCGAAGCAACGATCCTCTAGTTGATGACTATGACTCTGAGAAATCTAGTTACGCTAAgaagaaattaatgaaaaacataGCTAGGAATACCAGTATCAAGCGCAAAGAGAATTACTTCTACGATGATGCTGTGTTGCACTTCGATGATGAGTATGCTTTCGATGGCTCGATATTGTTTGCGAAGCGGAGAAAATCAATAGACAGGAATTGGGACGATTATGCCTGTGAGATGCCAAGGAATTCCAACTACGGAGCAGATCAGGTGTCAAACGATGGTAGCTATGGTTACTACTTGCCAGACGATGAAGAACAAGAACAGTATTTCGTTAACGATACTCTAACTTTCAATTTGCCTCCGCACCGCGCCAGTATATAG